A portion of the Glycine max cultivar Williams 82 chromosome 10, Glycine_max_v4.0, whole genome shotgun sequence genome contains these proteins:
- the LOC112998195 gene encoding cysteine-rich receptor-like protein kinase 29 produces MVVLSSSLLSFVFCLLVTIFTSEASTDTEIQVHNTTQNYHYCCDFNHVRGNYTANSTYHTNLNTLLSTLTSNTEIEYGFYNSSQGENTDKVYAIGLCRGDIKPDECRNCLNGSRANLTELCPNQKEAIGWYEDEKCMLRYSDRSILDLMETGPAFYANNMDNATDLDQFNKDVNTLLGNLKNEAALGDSRLKYAVGNTSGPDNKLIYGLVQCTPDLSGSECFDCLSQSIERIPIDCCKDRKGGRVVRPSCNMRFETSFLFYGDTAYVSPTPPSSTTTNTTSEDDLNKAYKERINLTYIPFFGNIPDLQNMLIFYYLNRWNVQLRILTCAVKSNKATIIAIAIAVPVVVFFAVVLIFFFICIRMRKPGEKFEVKHLIVKRFCLIKLVHTPILLCSGYMAPEYAMHGQFSEKSDVFSFGVLVLEVVSGQRNSGIRHGENIDDLLSFAWRRWKEGRATDIIDPTVNSGSRNEIMRCIHIGLLCVQDNVAARPTMASIVLVLNSHSLSLPLPLEPAFYLDSRTGNLPNMQLWELNSETTRSNEYTTRSAQESVNEASVTEPYPR; encoded by the exons ATGGTTGTGCTTTCATCAAGTCTactttcctttgttttttgtcttctcGTAACAATTTTTACATCTGAAGCCAGCACCGATACAGAAATACAAGTACACAATACTACACAAAACTACCACTACTGCTGTGATTTTAATCACGTTAGAGGAAACTACACAGCCAACAGCACCTATCACACGAACCTCAACACCCTTTTGTCCACTCTCACTTCTAATACAGAGATTGAATACGGTTTTTACAATTCCTCACAAGGGGAGAACACTGACAAAGTGTACGCCATTGGGCTGTGCAGAGGTGACATTAAGCCAGATGAATGCCGCAATTGCCTCAACGGTTCCAGGGCCAATCTCACAGAGCTCTGTCCAAACCAGAAAGAAGCAATTGGGTGGTACGAGGATGAGAAATGCATGTTGCGCTACTCAGATCGCTCAATATTGGATCTCATGGAAACTGGACCTGCGTTTTATGCTAACAACATGGACAACGCAACGGACTTGGATCAGTTCAATAAAGATGTCAACACCTTGCTGGGTAACTTGAAAAACGAAGCTGCATTAGGTGACTCTCGTCTTAAGTATGCCGTAGGAAATACATCTGGTCCTGATAATAAGCTCATATATGGTCTTGTTCAGTGCACACCGGACTTGTCAGGGTCAGAGTGCTTCGATTGCTTGTCTCAGTCCATTGAACGTATCCCGATAGATTGCTGTAAAGACAGAAAAGGTGGCAGGGTTGTTAGACCAAGTTGTAATATGAGGTTCGAAACCTCCTTTCTCTTCTATGGAGATACAGCATATGTATCACCAACTCCCCCTTCCTCTACCACCACTAACACTACCTCAGAAG ATGACCTTAATAAGGCTTATAAGGAGAGGATTAACCTCACTTACATACCCTTCTTTGGAAATATACCCGATCTTCAGAACatgttgatattttattatcttaatcGGTGGAATGTCCAACTGAGGATTCTGACTTGTGCAGTAAAAAGCAACAAGGCAACTATCATCGCCATAGCAATAGCAGTACCAGTTGTTGTATTTTTTGCTGTGGtgctcatttttttcttcatctgtATAAGAATGAGGAAGCCAGGGGAAAAGTTTGAAG TTAAACACTTGATTGTGAAAAGATTTTGCTTAATTAAGCTTGTTCATACTCCAATATTGTTATGCAGTGGATACATGGCACCTGAGTATGCAATGCATGGCCAGTTTTCAGAGAAGTCAgatgtttttagttttggtgTATTGGTTCTTGAGGTTGTAAGTGGCCAGAGAAATAGTGGCATTCGTCACGGAGAGAATATAGATGATCTACTGAGTTTT GCATGGCGaagatggaaggaaggaagagctACAGATATCATAGATCCCACAGTAAACAGCGGTTCACGGAATGAAATAATGAGATGCATCCACATTGGGTTACTCTGTGTTCAAGACAATGTAGCTGCCAGACCCACCATGGCTTCCATTGTACTCGTTCTTAATagccattctctctctctcccactACCTTTAGAACCTGCATTTTACCTGGATAGTAGAACTGGAAACCTTCCAAACATGCAGCTATGGGAGCTTAATTCAGAAACAACAAGATCAAACGAATACACAACTAGATCAGCTCAGGAATCGGTCAATGAGGCTTCAGTCACTGAGCCATATCCTCGCTAG
- the CRK24 gene encoding cysteine-rich receptor-like protein kinase isoform X2, translated as MGCAIINLLLIIFIYEASADTQTATEPEVVRTSQDFHYCCDYKQARGNYAANSPYQTNLNTLLSTLTSNTDIDYGFYNFTNGENPDKVYAIGLCRGDINPDECRNCLKLSRANLTELCPVQKDAIGWYEDDKCMLRYSDYKIFNKVEDGQTYYAGSEEIATDLDQFTKDLKNLMNTLKGKAASGDSRLKYDVGSIRGPDNKLIYGLVQCTPDLSGSECDDCLGRSIQVIPTDCCESRTGGKVVRPSCNLRFRTSGPFNEAFVEGCSNAKIISFKCHLLISVVVVIVVPVVVVVAAVVLIYIYIYPNQTKRAQLDWEKRYKIITGIARGILYLHQDSRLRIIHRDLKPSNILLDEEMNPKLSDFGLARLFDVDQTLGHTNRPFGTSGYMAPEYVNGKFSEKSDVFSFGVLVLEVISGQKNSGIWNGEKKEDLLSIAWRNWREGTAANIVDATLINGSQNEIVRCIHIGLLCVQENVAARPTMAFVVTVFNSHSQTLPVPLEPAYYDDSAQLPEFNSGATIEYTTRSTSGEEGQ; from the exons ATGGGCTGTGCTATCATTAACCTTctcctaataatttttatatatgaagcCAGCGCCGACACACAAACTGCAACAGAACCAGAAGTGGTCAGAACTTCACAAGACTTCCACTACTGCTGTGATTATAAGCAGGCTAGAGGAAACTACGCAGCCAACAGCCCCTATCAGACCAACCTCAACACCCTTTTGTCCACTCTCACTTCCAATACAGATATTGACTACGGTTTCTACAATTTCACAAACGGCGAAAACCCCGACAAAGTGTACGCCATTGGGCTGTGCAGAGGAGATATTAATCCAGATGAATGCCGTAACTGCCTCAAACTTTCCAGAGCCAATCTCACAGAGCTCTGTCCAGTTCAGAAGGATGCAATTGGGTGGTACGAGGACGACAAATGCATGTTGCGCTACTCAGActacaaaatatttaacaagGTGGAAGATGGACAAACGTATTATGCTGGCTCCGAGGAAATTGCAACGGACTTGGATCAGTTCACAAAAGATCTCAAAAACTTGATGAATACCTTAAAAGGCAAAGCTGCATCAGGTGACTCTCGTCTCAAGTATGATGTAGGAAGCATACGTGGTCCTGATAATAAGCTCATATATGGTCTTGTTCAGTGCACACCGGACTTGTCAGGGTCAGAGTGTGATGATTGCTTGGGGCGGTCCATTCAAGTCATCCCAACAGATTGTTGTGAAAGCAGAACAGGTGGTAAGGTTGTTAGACCCAGTTGTAATTTGAGGTTCCGAACCTCAGGTCCGTTCAATGAAGCATTTGTTGAAG GTTGCAGCAATGCTAAAATCATTTCATTTAAGTGCCACTTACTTATTAGCGTTGTCGTGGTAATAGTAGTACCAGTTGTTGTGGTCGTCGCTGCTGTGGTGCTCATTTATATCTACATCTATCCTA ATCAAACTAAGAGAGCACAATTAGATTGGGAAAAACGCTACAAAATCATTACTGGTATTGCTCGAGGCATTCTCTACCTCCATCAGGATTCTCGATTGCGCATTATCCATCGTGATCTCAAACCAAGTAACATCCTCTTAGATGAAGAGATGAATCCTAAACTATCAGATTTTGGTTTGGCAAGACTGTTTGATGTGGACCAAACTCTTGGTCATACAAATAGACCTTTTGGAACCAG TGGATACATGGCACCTGAGTATGTAAATGGAAAGTTTTCAGAGAAGTCAGATGTTTTTAGTTTTGGCGTATTGGTTCTTGAGGTTATAAGCGGCCAGAAAAATAGTGGCATTTGGAACGGAGAGAAGAAGGAGGATCTACTAAGTATT GCATGGCGAAACTGGAGGGAAGGAACAGCTGCAAATATTGTAGATGCCACCTTGATCAATGGTTCACAAAATGAAATAGTGAGATGCATCCACATTGGGTTACTCTGTGTTCAAGAAAATGTAGCTGCCAGACCCACCATGGCTTTCGTTGTAACCGTGTTTAATAGCCATTCTCAAACTCTCCCAGTACCTTTAGAACCTGCATATTATGATGATAGTGCACAATTACCAGAGTTTAATTCCGGGGCAACAATCGAGTATACAACTAGATCAACATCGGGGGAAGAAGGCCAATGA
- the CRK24 gene encoding cysteine-rich receptor-like protein kinase precursor: MGCAIINLLLIIFIYEASADTQTATEPEVVRTSQDFHYCCDYKQARGNYAANSPYQTNLNTLLSTLTSNTDIDYGFYNFTNGENPDKVYAIGLCRGDINPDECRNCLKLSRANLTELCPVQKDAIGWYEDDKCMLRYSDYKIFNKVEDGQTYYAGSEEIATDLDQFTKDLKNLMNTLKGKAASGDSRLKYDVGSIRGPDNKLIYGLVQCTPDLSGSECDDCLGRSIQVIPTDCCESRTGGKVVRPSCNLRFRTSGPFNEAFVEGCSNAKIISFKCHLLISVVVVIVVPVVVVVAAVVLIYIYIYPKKDPIPEKEEIEIDNSESLQFSINDIRNATDDFSDYNKIGEGGFGAVYKGRLSNGQEIAIKRLSGKTSQGDREFENEVRLLSKLQHRNLVRLLGFCVEGKERLLVYEFVINKSLDYFIFDQTKRAQLDWEKRYKIITGIARGILYLHQDSRLRIIHRDLKPSNILLDEEMNPKLSDFGLARLFDVDQTLGHTNRPFGTSGYMAPEYVNGKFSEKSDVFSFGVLVLEVISGQKNSGIWNGEKKEDLLSIAWRNWREGTAANIVDATLINGSQNEIVRCIHIGLLCVQENVAARPTMAFVVTVFNSHSQTLPVPLEPAYYDDSAQLPEFNSGATIEYTTRSTSGEEGQ; the protein is encoded by the exons ATGGGCTGTGCTATCATTAACCTTctcctaataatttttatatatgaagcCAGCGCCGACACACAAACTGCAACAGAACCAGAAGTGGTCAGAACTTCACAAGACTTCCACTACTGCTGTGATTATAAGCAGGCTAGAGGAAACTACGCAGCCAACAGCCCCTATCAGACCAACCTCAACACCCTTTTGTCCACTCTCACTTCCAATACAGATATTGACTACGGTTTCTACAATTTCACAAACGGCGAAAACCCCGACAAAGTGTACGCCATTGGGCTGTGCAGAGGAGATATTAATCCAGATGAATGCCGTAACTGCCTCAAACTTTCCAGAGCCAATCTCACAGAGCTCTGTCCAGTTCAGAAGGATGCAATTGGGTGGTACGAGGACGACAAATGCATGTTGCGCTACTCAGActacaaaatatttaacaagGTGGAAGATGGACAAACGTATTATGCTGGCTCCGAGGAAATTGCAACGGACTTGGATCAGTTCACAAAAGATCTCAAAAACTTGATGAATACCTTAAAAGGCAAAGCTGCATCAGGTGACTCTCGTCTCAAGTATGATGTAGGAAGCATACGTGGTCCTGATAATAAGCTCATATATGGTCTTGTTCAGTGCACACCGGACTTGTCAGGGTCAGAGTGTGATGATTGCTTGGGGCGGTCCATTCAAGTCATCCCAACAGATTGTTGTGAAAGCAGAACAGGTGGTAAGGTTGTTAGACCCAGTTGTAATTTGAGGTTCCGAACCTCAGGTCCGTTCAATGAAGCATTTGTTGAAG GTTGCAGCAATGCTAAAATCATTTCATTTAAGTGCCACTTACTTATTAGCGTTGTCGTGGTAATAGTAGTACCAGTTGTTGTGGTCGTCGCTGCTGTGGTGCTCATTTATATCTACATCTATCCTA AAAAAGATCCTATtccagaaaaagaagaaatcgAAATTGACAATTCTGAGTCATTGCAATTCAGCATTAACGACATACGAAATGCTACAGATGACTTCTCCGATTACAATAAAATTGGAGAAGGTGGATTTGGTGCTGTTTACAAG GGAAGGCTTTCCAATGGACAAGAGATTGCCATCAAAAGGTTGTCTGGAAAAACTAGCCAAGGAGATAGAGAATTCGAGAACGAAGTTCGTTTACTATCTAAACTTCAGCACCGAAATTTAGTTAGGCTACTTGGTTTCTGTgtggaaggaaaagaaagactACTTGTCTATGaatttgttataaataaaaGCCTTGATTACTTCATATTTG ATCAAACTAAGAGAGCACAATTAGATTGGGAAAAACGCTACAAAATCATTACTGGTATTGCTCGAGGCATTCTCTACCTCCATCAGGATTCTCGATTGCGCATTATCCATCGTGATCTCAAACCAAGTAACATCCTCTTAGATGAAGAGATGAATCCTAAACTATCAGATTTTGGTTTGGCAAGACTGTTTGATGTGGACCAAACTCTTGGTCATACAAATAGACCTTTTGGAACCAG TGGATACATGGCACCTGAGTATGTAAATGGAAAGTTTTCAGAGAAGTCAGATGTTTTTAGTTTTGGCGTATTGGTTCTTGAGGTTATAAGCGGCCAGAAAAATAGTGGCATTTGGAACGGAGAGAAGAAGGAGGATCTACTAAGTATT GCATGGCGAAACTGGAGGGAAGGAACAGCTGCAAATATTGTAGATGCCACCTTGATCAATGGTTCACAAAATGAAATAGTGAGATGCATCCACATTGGGTTACTCTGTGTTCAAGAAAATGTAGCTGCCAGACCCACCATGGCTTTCGTTGTAACCGTGTTTAATAGCCATTCTCAAACTCTCCCAGTACCTTTAGAACCTGCATATTATGATGATAGTGCACAATTACCAGAGTTTAATTCCGGGGCAACAATCGAGTATACAACTAGATCAACATCGGGGGAAGAAGGCCAATGA
- the CRK24 gene encoding cysteine-rich receptor-like protein kinase isoform X1, protein MGCAIINLLLIIFIYEASADTQTATEPEVVRTSQDFHYCCDYKQARGNYAANSPYQTNLNTLLSTLTSNTDIDYGFYNFTNGENPDKVYAIGLCRGDINPDECRNCLKLSRANLTELCPVQKDAIGWYEDDKCMLRYSDYKIFNKVEDGQTYYAGSEEIATDLDQFTKDLKNLMNTLKGKAASGDSRLKYDVGSIRGPDNKLIYGLVQCTPDLSGSECDDCLGRSIQVIPTDCCESRTGGKVVRPSCNLRFRTSGPFNEAFVEGCSNAKIISFKCHLLISVVVVIVVPVVVVVAAVVLIYIYIYPKKEEIEIDNSESLQFSINDIRNATDDFSDYNKIGEGGFGAVYKGRLSNGQEIAIKRLSGKTSQGDREFENEVRLLSKLQHRNLVRLLGFCVEGKERLLVYEFVINKSLDYFIFDQTKRAQLDWEKRYKIITGIARGILYLHQDSRLRIIHRDLKPSNILLDEEMNPKLSDFGLARLFDVDQTLGHTNRPFGTSGYMAPEYVNGKFSEKSDVFSFGVLVLEVISGQKNSGIWNGEKKEDLLSIAWRNWREGTAANIVDATLINGSQNEIVRCIHIGLLCVQENVAARPTMAFVVTVFNSHSQTLPVPLEPAYYDDSAQLPEFNSGATIEYTTRSTSGEEGQ, encoded by the exons ATGGGCTGTGCTATCATTAACCTTctcctaataatttttatatatgaagcCAGCGCCGACACACAAACTGCAACAGAACCAGAAGTGGTCAGAACTTCACAAGACTTCCACTACTGCTGTGATTATAAGCAGGCTAGAGGAAACTACGCAGCCAACAGCCCCTATCAGACCAACCTCAACACCCTTTTGTCCACTCTCACTTCCAATACAGATATTGACTACGGTTTCTACAATTTCACAAACGGCGAAAACCCCGACAAAGTGTACGCCATTGGGCTGTGCAGAGGAGATATTAATCCAGATGAATGCCGTAACTGCCTCAAACTTTCCAGAGCCAATCTCACAGAGCTCTGTCCAGTTCAGAAGGATGCAATTGGGTGGTACGAGGACGACAAATGCATGTTGCGCTACTCAGActacaaaatatttaacaagGTGGAAGATGGACAAACGTATTATGCTGGCTCCGAGGAAATTGCAACGGACTTGGATCAGTTCACAAAAGATCTCAAAAACTTGATGAATACCTTAAAAGGCAAAGCTGCATCAGGTGACTCTCGTCTCAAGTATGATGTAGGAAGCATACGTGGTCCTGATAATAAGCTCATATATGGTCTTGTTCAGTGCACACCGGACTTGTCAGGGTCAGAGTGTGATGATTGCTTGGGGCGGTCCATTCAAGTCATCCCAACAGATTGTTGTGAAAGCAGAACAGGTGGTAAGGTTGTTAGACCCAGTTGTAATTTGAGGTTCCGAACCTCAGGTCCGTTCAATGAAGCATTTGTTGAAG GTTGCAGCAATGCTAAAATCATTTCATTTAAGTGCCACTTACTTATTAGCGTTGTCGTGGTAATAGTAGTACCAGTTGTTGTGGTCGTCGCTGCTGTGGTGCTCATTTATATCTACATCTATCCTA aaaaagaagaaatcgAAATTGACAATTCTGAGTCATTGCAATTCAGCATTAACGACATACGAAATGCTACAGATGACTTCTCCGATTACAATAAAATTGGAGAAGGTGGATTTGGTGCTGTTTACAAG GGAAGGCTTTCCAATGGACAAGAGATTGCCATCAAAAGGTTGTCTGGAAAAACTAGCCAAGGAGATAGAGAATTCGAGAACGAAGTTCGTTTACTATCTAAACTTCAGCACCGAAATTTAGTTAGGCTACTTGGTTTCTGTgtggaaggaaaagaaagactACTTGTCTATGaatttgttataaataaaaGCCTTGATTACTTCATATTTG ATCAAACTAAGAGAGCACAATTAGATTGGGAAAAACGCTACAAAATCATTACTGGTATTGCTCGAGGCATTCTCTACCTCCATCAGGATTCTCGATTGCGCATTATCCATCGTGATCTCAAACCAAGTAACATCCTCTTAGATGAAGAGATGAATCCTAAACTATCAGATTTTGGTTTGGCAAGACTGTTTGATGTGGACCAAACTCTTGGTCATACAAATAGACCTTTTGGAACCAG TGGATACATGGCACCTGAGTATGTAAATGGAAAGTTTTCAGAGAAGTCAGATGTTTTTAGTTTTGGCGTATTGGTTCTTGAGGTTATAAGCGGCCAGAAAAATAGTGGCATTTGGAACGGAGAGAAGAAGGAGGATCTACTAAGTATT GCATGGCGAAACTGGAGGGAAGGAACAGCTGCAAATATTGTAGATGCCACCTTGATCAATGGTTCACAAAATGAAATAGTGAGATGCATCCACATTGGGTTACTCTGTGTTCAAGAAAATGTAGCTGCCAGACCCACCATGGCTTTCGTTGTAACCGTGTTTAATAGCCATTCTCAAACTCTCCCAGTACCTTTAGAACCTGCATATTATGATGATAGTGCACAATTACCAGAGTTTAATTCCGGGGCAACAATCGAGTATACAACTAGATCAACATCGGGGGAAGAAGGCCAATGA
- the LOC100792110 gene encoding uncharacterized protein isoform X1, translated as MAERSKELLKFEHNGTPLSSLESTLLVCDNKKESDSQTRRLPPDGMLLTAPLPPSQLLGKVKDFLGVMSEANKRLELDAKDNPENYDIEELTGNESEVIEMDLMLGVADLHTQEAVAAAESAISTCQSVIPLAADGSETDSEESSTDNDSDDDINNSDDYLDDGNNSEKPSSLVQKSISSKDNIHGKTKGNGHSKKRPRIVELS; from the exons ATGGCAGAGAGGAGCAAAGAGCTTCTCAAGTTTGAGCATAACGGCACACCCCTTTCTTCCTTAG AATCCACTCTTCTTGTTTgtgataataaaaaagaatcagacAGTCAAACTAGGAGACTCCCCCCTGATGGCATGCTCCTCACTGCCCCACTTCCCCCAAGCCAAC TTTTAGGGAAGGTTAAAGACTTCCTAGGAGTGATGTCAGAAGCAAATAAGCGGCTGGAACTTGATGCAAAG GACAATCCTGAGAATTATGATATTGAAGAGTTAACTGGAAATGAATCGGAAGTTATTGAAATG GATTTGATGCTTGGTGTAGCTGATCTCCATACACAAGAGGCAGTGGCTGCTGCTGAATCTGCAATTTCCACTTGTCAGTCTGTGATTCCATTGGCTGCTGATGGTAGTGAAACAGATTCGGAAGAAAGTAGTACTGATAATGACAGTGATGATGATATTAATAACAGTGATGATTATTTAGACGATGGAAACAACAGTGAAAAGCCTTCGTCTCTTGTTCAAAAATCTATTTCCAGTAAGGATAATATTCATGGAAAAACAAAGGGAAATGGCCATTCCAAAAAACGTCCAAGGATAGTTGAGCTATCATGA
- the LOC100792110 gene encoding uncharacterized protein isoform X2, giving the protein MAERSKELLKFEHNGTPLSSLESTLLVCDNKKESDSQTRRLPPDGMLLTAPLPPSQLLGKVKDFLGVMSEANKRLELDAKDLMLGVADLHTQEAVAAAESAISTCQSVIPLAADGSETDSEESSTDNDSDDDINNSDDYLDDGNNSEKPSSLVQKSISSKDNIHGKTKGNGHSKKRPRIVELS; this is encoded by the exons ATGGCAGAGAGGAGCAAAGAGCTTCTCAAGTTTGAGCATAACGGCACACCCCTTTCTTCCTTAG AATCCACTCTTCTTGTTTgtgataataaaaaagaatcagacAGTCAAACTAGGAGACTCCCCCCTGATGGCATGCTCCTCACTGCCCCACTTCCCCCAAGCCAAC TTTTAGGGAAGGTTAAAGACTTCCTAGGAGTGATGTCAGAAGCAAATAAGCGGCTGGAACTTGATGCAAAG GATTTGATGCTTGGTGTAGCTGATCTCCATACACAAGAGGCAGTGGCTGCTGCTGAATCTGCAATTTCCACTTGTCAGTCTGTGATTCCATTGGCTGCTGATGGTAGTGAAACAGATTCGGAAGAAAGTAGTACTGATAATGACAGTGATGATGATATTAATAACAGTGATGATTATTTAGACGATGGAAACAACAGTGAAAAGCCTTCGTCTCTTGTTCAAAAATCTATTTCCAGTAAGGATAATATTCATGGAAAAACAAAGGGAAATGGCCATTCCAAAAAACGTCCAAGGATAGTTGAGCTATCATGA
- the LOC100793169 gene encoding probable xyloglucan endotransglucosylase/hydrolase protein 10, protein MKNCPTALLIFFIGFVSSSLFQVSVASIVSTGDFNKDFFLIWSPTHVNTSADGHARSLKLDQESGSGFASNQMFLFGQIDMQIKLVPGDSAGTVLAYYLTSDQPNRDEIDFEFLGNVSGQPYILQTNIFADGTDNREERIYLWFDPTKDFHTYSVLWNMHQIVLMVDMIPIRVYRNHADKGVAFPRWQPMSLKATLWNGDSWATRGGQDKIDWTKGPFIASFRNYKIDACVWKGNPRFCRAASPTNWWNQYSSSTLTSTQRRWFKWVRKYHMIYDYCQDNERFQNNLPRECSLLKY, encoded by the exons ATGAAAAACTGCCCCACAGCACTACTTATCTTCTTCATTGGGTTTGTTTCCTCAAGTCTGTTTCAAGTTTCAGTTGCATCTATTGTTTCAACAGGAGATTTCAATAAGGACTTCTTTCTGATATGGTCTCCTACCCATGTGAACACGTCTGCTGATGGACATGCAAGAAGCTTGAAACTGGACCAAGAATCTG GATCTGGTTTTGCGTCAAACCAGATGTTTTTATTTGGGCAAATTGACATGCAAATCAAACTAGTGCCAGGTGATTCTGCAGGCACTGTCCTGGCCTATTAT CTTACCTCTGATCAACCTAATCGAGATGAGATAGACTTTGAGTTTCTTGGCAATGTCTCTGGGCAGCCATATATTctacaaacaaatattttcgCAGATGGAACTGACAATCGAGAGGAGAGGATTTATCTGTGGTTTGATCCAACAAAGGACTTCCATACTTATTCGGTGTTGTGGAATATGCACCAGATTGT GTTAATGGTGGATATGATTCCTATAAGAGTTTATAGAAACCATGCGGACAAGGGTGTGGCATTTCCTAGATGGCAGCCAATGAGTCTGAAAGCAACCTTGTGGAATGGTGATAGCTGGGCAACACGAGGTGGCCAAGATAAGATTGATTGGACAAAGGGTCCCTTCATAGCTTCATTCAGAAATTACAAGATTGATGCTTGTGTGTGGAAAGGGAACCCAAGGTTTTGCAGAGCAGCTAGCCCTACCAATTGGTGGAACCAATACAGCTCTAGCACACTTACGTCCACACAAAGAAGGTGGTTCAAATGGGTCAGGAAATACCACATGATTTATGATTACTGCCAAGACAATGAGAGGTTCCAAAACAATCTTCCAAGGGAATGCTCTCTTCTCAAGTATTGA